Proteins encoded by one window of Fusobacterium mortiferum ATCC 9817:
- the opp1C gene encoding nickel/cobalt ABC transporter permease yields MLKRLLKNKMALICITLIVILVILGVFAPVFAPNDPYENNILNKFAPYSWEYPLGTDHLGRCVFSRMIYGIRPTLFLSLVTMVGTIGLGTLMGLLSGYFEGIIDDVIMRIVDMMLSFPSQIMILAIVALLGVDIRNVIIANVFIKWAWYARMIRTNVIKYTDKNFILFSRCIGSGERFILFRHMIPCIASEMAVLATLDIGWAVLNISTLSFLGLGVQAPIPEWGAMLNEAKNVMTTNPIQMIAPGVAVVILVATFNFLGDCLRDAFDPKEAEI; encoded by the coding sequence ATGTTAAAAAGACTTTTAAAAAATAAAATGGCTTTAATATGTATAACTTTAATTGTTATATTAGTTATCTTAGGAGTTTTCGCTCCTGTTTTTGCTCCAAATGACCCCTATGAAAATAATATTTTAAATAAATTTGCTCCATATTCATGGGAATATCCTTTAGGAACTGATCACTTGGGAAGATGTGTTTTTTCAAGAATGATATATGGAATAAGACCGACTCTTTTCTTATCATTGGTTACAATGGTGGGAACTATTGGATTAGGAACATTGATGGGATTATTATCTGGATATTTCGAAGGAATAATTGATGATGTAATAATGAGAATAGTAGATATGATGCTGTCTTTTCCTAGTCAAATAATGATACTGGCTATAGTTGCTTTATTAGGTGTAGATATTAGAAATGTTATTATAGCTAATGTTTTTATTAAATGGGCTTGGTATGCAAGAATGATTAGAACCAATGTTATAAAATATACAGATAAAAATTTTATTCTTTTTTCAAGATGTATAGGTTCAGGAGAAAGATTTATTCTATTTAGACATATGATTCCTTGTATTGCTTCAGAGATGGCAGTATTAGCTACATTAGACATAGGTTGGGCAGTTTTAAATATATCAACTTTATCTTTTTTAGGACTTGGAGTACAAGCACCTATTCCAGAGTGGGGGGCTATGTTAAACGAAGCAAAAAATGTAATGACTACAAATCCAATACAGATGATAGCTCCAGGGGTAGCTGTTGTTATATTAGTAGCAACTTTCAATTTTTTAGGAGATTGTTTAAGAGATGCTTTTGATCCAAAGGAGGCAGAGATTTAA
- a CDS encoding DNA alkylation repair protein: protein MDLKNIIWNKETYQEFINYLIALEDIKYKNFHSKLLGIEKSLIGIRTPKLKEITKEISKGKWKEFIEYSQNTYYEEGVIRGLVLGFIKVDYEVRKRYIDSFITEIDNWATCDIVVSNLKFLKKEKDIYYNFIKECVSSNDNWRIRFGLVTLLGYYLEENYIDEIFYLCTNITNREYYVKMAQAWLISIMFIKFREKTLDYLKENTLDNWIQNKTIQKIRESIRVSKEDKDLVLTFKR from the coding sequence ATGGATTTAAAAAATATTATTTGGAATAAAGAGACTTATCAAGAGTTTATAAATTATTTAATCGCTTTAGAAGATATTAAATATAAAAATTTTCATTCTAAATTATTAGGAATAGAAAAAAGTTTAATAGGGATAAGAACTCCTAAATTGAAAGAGATAACTAAAGAGATTTCTAAAGGAAAATGGAAAGAGTTTATAGAATATTCTCAAAATACCTATTATGAAGAGGGAGTAATCAGAGGATTGGTTCTAGGTTTTATCAAAGTTGATTATGAAGTTAGAAAGAGGTATATAGATAGTTTTATAACCGAGATTGATAACTGGGCTACTTGTGATATTGTTGTGAGTAACTTAAAATTTTTAAAGAAGGAAAAAGATATATATTACAATTTTATAAAAGAGTGTGTAAGTTCAAATGATAATTGGAGAATCAGATTTGGATTAGTAACTTTACTTGGTTATTATTTAGAAGAAAACTATATTGATGAGATTTTTTATCTGTGTACAAATATTACTAACAGAGAATATTATGTAAAGATGGCTCAAGCTTGGTTAATTTCAATAATGTTTATTAAATTTAGAGAAAAAACATTAGATTATTTAAAAGAGAATACTTTAGATAATTGGATACAAAATAAAACAATACAAAAGATAAGAGAATCTATAAGGGTAAGTAAAGAGGATAAAGATTTAGTTTTGACATTTAAAAGATAA
- the queC gene encoding 7-cyano-7-deazaguanine synthase QueC — MRVLVLLSGGVDSSTCLAMAVDRYGKDNVVALSASYGQKHTKELESARKIASYYQIELIEINLGKIFSFSNCSLLSHSDKEIPQGSYDEQLRNIDGEKLSTYVPFRNGLFLSTAASIALSKNCQVIYYGAHSDDSAGDAYPDCSPEFNEAMNRAIYLGSGKELKIEAPFVNMHKSDIVKKGLELNLPYELTWSCYEGGEYPCGKCGTCIDREKAFEINNSIDPLVKLRKGDK; from the coding sequence ATGAGAGTTTTAGTATTATTAAGTGGTGGAGTAGATAGCTCAACTTGTTTGGCTATGGCTGTAGATAGGTATGGAAAAGATAATGTTGTAGCTTTGTCTGCATCTTATGGACAAAAACATACTAAGGAATTAGAGTCTGCTAGAAAAATAGCTAGTTACTATCAAATAGAATTAATAGAGATAAATTTAGGGAAGATTTTTTCATTTAGTAATTGTTCTCTACTTTCTCATTCGGATAAGGAGATACCACAAGGAAGTTATGATGAACAACTAAGGAATATAGATGGAGAAAAACTTTCTACCTATGTACCATTTAGAAATGGATTATTTTTGTCTACAGCAGCAAGTATAGCACTTTCTAAAAATTGTCAAGTAATATATTATGGAGCTCATAGTGATGACTCAGCTGGAGATGCTTATCCAGATTGTAGTCCAGAATTTAATGAAGCTATGAATAGAGCTATATATTTAGGAAGTGGAAAAGAATTAAAAATAGAAGCACCCTTTGTAAATATGCATAAAAGCGATATTGTAAAAAAGGGACTAGAATTAAATCTGCCATATGAATTAACTTGGAGTTGTTATGAAGGAGGAGAATATCCTTGTGGTAAATGTGGAACTTGCATTGATAGAGAAAAGGCTTTTGAGATTAATAATTCAATTGATCCGCTAGTAAAATTAAGAAAAGGAGATAAATAG
- the queF gene encoding preQ(1) synthase — protein sequence MRDLKDLTLLGNQGVKYPDNYAPEILETFDNKHPENDYFVKFNCPEFTSLCPITGQPDFANIIISYVPNIKMVESKSLKLYLFSFRNHGDFHEDCVNIIMKDLIRLMDPKYIEVWGKFTPRGGISIDPYCNYGKKGSKWEEIALNRLANHDMYPEKVDNR from the coding sequence ATGAGAGATTTAAAAGATTTAACACTACTAGGAAATCAAGGAGTAAAATATCCAGATAATTATGCCCCAGAGATTTTAGAAACTTTTGATAATAAACATCCTGAAAATGATTACTTTGTAAAATTTAATTGCCCAGAATTTACAAGTTTATGTCCTATCACAGGGCAACCAGACTTTGCTAATATTATAATATCTTATGTACCAAATATAAAAATGGTAGAGAGTAAATCTTTAAAATTATATCTATTTAGTTTTCGTAATCATGGGGATTTTCATGAGGATTGTGTAAATATTATTATGAAAGATTTAATAAGATTAATGGATCCTAAATATATAGAAGTATGGGGAAAATTTACTCCAAGGGGAGGAATTTCAATAGATCCTTATTGTAATTATGGAAAAAAAGGAAGTAAATGGGAAGAGATAGCTTTAAATAGATTGGCTAATCATGATATGTATCCTGAAAAAGTGGATAATAGATAA
- a CDS encoding CTP synthase has translation MNTKYIFVTGGVVSSLGKGITAASLGNLLKARGYNVTIQKFDPYINVDPGTMNPYEHGEVFVTDDGAETDLDLGHYERFIDENLTKYNNITTGKIYQTVIEKERNGEYLGKTVQVVPHITNEIKSKIEIAGKVNNSDIVITEIGGTVGDIESTPFLEAIRQFKYDIGRENVLYIHVALVPYLKAAGELKTKPAQHSVKELMSLGIRPDILVCRTEHDLNEGLRKKLAMFCDIDYDAVIEAKDASTIYEIPLIMEKEGLADVTCKKLGIENKKADLAPWEKIVYDIKNPQAEVKIAVVGKYVELKDAYISINESLEHAAYSLGYKARIKYIQAENLDVESLKEYQGILVPGGFGNRGVEGKIAAIKYARENKIPFLGICLGMQLAVVEFARNVLGYTDANSSELDENTTHPVIHIMEDQKYIEKMGGTMRLGAYPCILGDGTLAKELYESKEISERHRHRYEYNNIYREELEKAGLKVSGTSPDNTLVEIVELPREVHPFYIAGQFHPEFKTRPNRPHPLFKGFIEASTK, from the coding sequence ATGAATACAAAGTATATTTTTGTTACTGGAGGAGTTGTATCATCACTTGGAAAAGGAATTACTGCTGCCTCATTAGGAAATTTATTAAAAGCTAGGGGGTATAATGTGACTATACAAAAGTTTGACCCTTATATTAATGTAGACCCAGGAACAATGAATCCATATGAGCATGGAGAAGTATTTGTAACTGATGATGGAGCTGAAACAGACTTAGATTTAGGACATTATGAAAGATTTATTGATGAAAATTTAACTAAATATAATAATATAACTACTGGAAAAATATATCAAACTGTTATAGAAAAAGAGAGAAATGGAGAGTATCTTGGAAAAACTGTACAAGTAGTTCCACATATAACAAATGAGATAAAATCAAAGATAGAGATAGCTGGAAAAGTTAATAATTCTGATATCGTTATAACAGAGATAGGAGGAACAGTAGGAGATATAGAATCTACTCCTTTTTTAGAGGCAATCAGACAATTTAAATATGATATAGGGCGTGAAAATGTACTATATATTCATGTGGCTTTAGTTCCATATTTAAAAGCAGCTGGAGAATTAAAAACAAAACCAGCTCAACACTCTGTAAAAGAATTAATGAGTTTAGGAATTCGTCCAGATATATTAGTTTGTAGAACTGAGCATGACTTAAACGAAGGACTTAGAAAAAAATTAGCTATGTTTTGTGATATAGATTATGACGCCGTGATAGAAGCTAAAGATGCTAGTACTATATATGAAATTCCTTTAATTATGGAAAAAGAGGGATTAGCAGATGTAACTTGTAAAAAATTAGGTATAGAAAATAAAAAAGCTGACTTAGCTCCTTGGGAAAAAATAGTATATGATATAAAAAATCCTCAAGCAGAAGTAAAAATAGCTGTAGTAGGAAAATATGTTGAATTAAAAGATGCTTATATCAGTATAAATGAATCATTAGAACATGCTGCTTACTCTTTAGGATATAAGGCTAGAATAAAATATATACAAGCTGAAAATTTAGATGTAGAGTCTCTAAAAGAGTATCAAGGTATACTAGTTCCTGGTGGATTTGGTAATAGAGGGGTAGAGGGAAAAATAGCAGCTATAAAATATGCTAGAGAGAATAAAATCCCTTTCTTAGGAATATGTTTGGGTATGCAATTAGCAGTTGTAGAATTTGCTAGAAATGTTTTAGGTTACACTGATGCTAACTCAAGTGAATTAGATGAAAATACTACTCATCCTGTTATTCATATAATGGAAGATCAAAAATATATTGAAAAGATGGGAGGAACTATGAGATTAGGAGCTTATCCATGTATTTTAGGAGATGGAACTTTAGCAAAAGAGTTATATGAATCTAAAGAGATAAGTGAAAGACATAGACATAGATATGAGTATAATAACATATATAGAGAAGAATTAGAAAAAGCAGGTTTAAAAGTTTCTGGGACATCTCCTGATAACACTCTTGTTGAAATAGTAGAGTTACCAAGAGAGGTGCACCCATTCTATATAGCTGGACAATTCCATCCTGAGTTTAAGACAAGACCAAATAGACCTCACCCATTATTTAAAGGATTTATAGAAGCAAGTACAAAATAA
- the folE gene encoding GTP cyclohydrolase I FolE, producing the protein MIDKEAIEKHIRGILIALGDNPDREGLIETPKRVANMYEEIFQGMNYTNDEIIKIYNKNFEVSNNLDSNDMVIVKDIEIFSCCEHHLALMYDMSVTVAYIPKDRVIGLSKIARICDMVGKRLQLQERIGRDIAYIVSKIINSEDIAVLIKGKHSCMTARGINKTNSFTETSTFMGEFKKNYVLQNRLFNRL; encoded by the coding sequence ATGATAGATAAAGAAGCAATAGAAAAACATATTAGGGGAATACTCATAGCTTTAGGGGATAATCCAGATAGAGAGGGACTTATAGAAACACCTAAAAGAGTAGCTAATATGTATGAAGAGATTTTTCAAGGAATGAATTATACTAATGATGAAATAATTAAGATCTATAATAAGAATTTTGAAGTTTCAAATAATTTAGATAGCAATGATATGGTTATAGTTAAAGATATTGAAATTTTTAGTTGTTGTGAACATCACTTAGCTCTTATGTATGATATGAGTGTAACAGTAGCATATATACCTAAAGATAGAGTTATTGGACTTAGTAAAATTGCTAGGATTTGTGATATGGTAGGAAAAAGGCTACAACTTCAAGAGAGAATAGGAAGAGATATAGCTTATATAGTTAGTAAAATCATTAACTCAGAAGATATTGCTGTTCTTATTAAAGGAAAACATAGTTGTATGACAGCTAGAGGAATAAATAAAACAAATAGTTTTACTGAAACTTCCACTTTTATGGGAGAATTTAAAAAAAATTATGTATTACAAAATAGGTTATTCAATAGATTATAA
- a CDS encoding MATE family efflux transporter has protein sequence MNNSNITHKMFLSLMIPFILSTITQPLLGAADIAVVGKLNNVNYISGVSIGTLIFNTIYWIFGFLRVSTTAFSAQSSHYSDKKRVSDIFFRPIMIALFISLIMVIFQNIIFESSMKFIKPELEIEKAATTYFKILIWGAPFVLTNYVLLGWLMGLGNIKASMTMQISGNLLNIILDIIFVTIFNFKVEGVAYATLISQIFSTFLGVYFIFPYTYHKYIDLKSIINKKELISIFCVNRDLMVRTICLVSHNNLFTMASSNLGGDILATNAILFQIMSIISYAFDGIANTASVFAGRARGQKDNLLMKNCWKKTFYWGVIFVILTTVIYLIFSDSIIRIFTKLPNIILLAKEYSKWILLYPSIAFLGLTFYGVFTGSAKTFPIMTSTVIAFILFFISWKYLIPLYENNGVWISLLVFYFGRGVFLIPQLKKTLS, from the coding sequence ATGAATAATAGTAATATAACACATAAGATGTTTTTAAGCTTGATGATTCCCTTTATTTTATCTACTATAACACAACCTTTACTTGGAGCAGCAGATATTGCTGTAGTTGGAAAATTAAATAATGTAAATTATATATCTGGAGTATCTATAGGAACACTTATTTTTAACACTATATATTGGATTTTTGGTTTTCTAAGAGTAAGTACTACAGCTTTTAGTGCTCAATCTAGTCATTATAGTGATAAAAAAAGAGTAAGTGACATATTTTTTAGACCAATAATGATAGCTTTGTTTATAAGTTTAATTATGGTTATTTTTCAAAATATAATTTTTGAAAGTTCTATGAAATTTATAAAACCAGAATTAGAAATAGAAAAAGCAGCAACAACTTATTTTAAAATTTTGATTTGGGGAGCTCCTTTTGTTTTAACTAATTATGTACTTTTAGGTTGGCTTATGGGATTAGGAAATATAAAAGCTTCTATGACTATGCAGATTTCAGGAAATCTTTTAAATATTATATTGGATATAATTTTTGTAACAATATTTAATTTTAAAGTTGAAGGAGTAGCTTATGCAACCCTTATTTCACAAATTTTTTCAACTTTTTTAGGAGTATATTTTATCTTTCCATACACTTACCACAAGTATATAGATTTAAAATCAATTATTAATAAAAAAGAGTTAATAAGTATCTTTTGTGTAAATAGGGATTTGATGGTTAGAACTATATGTTTAGTTTCACATAATAATCTTTTTACAATGGCAAGTTCCAATTTAGGTGGAGATATTTTGGCAACTAATGCTATTCTTTTTCAAATAATGTCAATTATCTCTTATGCTTTTGATGGAATAGCTAATACAGCTAGTGTATTTGCAGGAAGAGCAAGAGGGCAAAAGGATAATTTACTTATGAAAAATTGTTGGAAGAAGACTTTTTATTGGGGAGTTATTTTTGTTATTTTAACAACAGTAATTTATTTGATATTTTCAGATAGTATTATTAGAATATTTACTAAACTACCTAATATTATTTTATTGGCAAAAGAGTATTCAAAATGGATATTATTATATCCATCTATAGCATTTTTAGGATTAACTTTTTATGGGGTATTTACTGGTTCTGCTAAAACATTTCCCATTATGACATCTACTGTTATAGCTTTTATACTATTTTTTATATCTTGGAAATACCTAATACCACTATATGAAAATAATGGAGTATGGATTTCTTTACTTGTATTTTATTTTGGAAGAGGAGTATTTTTAATTCCTCAATTAAAGAAAACATTGAGTTAA
- a CDS encoding ABC transporter ATP-binding protein — protein sequence MKKTLLKVENISIYLKKKNIKNCLVENISFELKEGECLGILGESGSGKSLTCKSIMGLLDSKTFFIEGKAIYNGENLLECRGEELRKLRGKEIAMILQNPMTCFDPLYTVGYQIAETFTEHTSYSAEEIKKKSIEILEKMQLKNPEDILLKFPHQLSGGMLQRIMIGLALAMNPKFIIADEPTTAIDAITQYEIMKEFQKIKKDGKVGMIFISHDLGVISEISDYVIVMNKGKIVSQGKKDEVFKETKDEFTKMLIEKKLVVMNRYKEIMKGGKNAVRG from the coding sequence ATGAAAAAAACATTGTTAAAAGTAGAAAATATCTCTATATATCTTAAGAAAAAGAATATAAAAAATTGTTTAGTAGAAAATATCTCCTTTGAATTAAAAGAGGGGGAGTGTCTTGGAATTTTAGGAGAGAGTGGAAGTGGAAAAAGCTTAACCTGTAAATCTATTATGGGATTATTGGATAGTAAAACTTTTTTTATAGAGGGAAAAGCTATATATAATGGAGAAAATTTACTTGAGTGTAGAGGGGAAGAGTTAAGAAAATTAAGAGGAAAAGAGATCGCTATGATTTTACAAAATCCAATGACATGTTTTGATCCTCTATATACAGTTGGTTATCAAATAGCAGAAACTTTTACAGAACATACATCTTATTCAGCTGAAGAGATAAAAAAGAAGTCTATTGAAATTTTAGAAAAAATGCAATTGAAAAATCCTGAAGATATTTTATTAAAATTTCCTCATCAATTAAGTGGAGGAATGTTACAAAGAATAATGATTGGGTTAGCTTTAGCAATGAATCCTAAATTTATAATAGCAGATGAACCTACTACAGCTATAGATGCTATTACTCAATATGAAATCATGAAAGAGTTTCAAAAAATAAAAAAAGATGGAAAAGTTGGAATGATATTTATATCTCATGATTTAGGAGTAATTTCAGAGATTTCAGATTATGTTATCGTAATGAATAAGGGGAAAATTGTTTCACAAGGCAAAAAAGATGAAGTATTTAAAGAAACAAAAGATGAATTTACAAAAATGTTAATAGAGAAGAAATTAGTAGTAATGAATAGATATAAAGAGATTATGAAGGGAGGAAAAAATGCTGTTAGAGGCTAA
- a CDS encoding ABC transporter ATP-binding protein, whose protein sequence is MLLEAKNINVSFKKENQKTIFGKERQQVVKNVSLSLKKGECLGIIGESGSGKSTLGKTLIGLLKPDSGNIYLEGIDMYNANRENRKKIQQMISIVFQDYTSSANPRFLVKDIIGEALRVLEKKLGEKVDRDKKTKELLEVVGLNENFMNRYPHELSGGQLQRVCIARAVATNPQFILLDEAISSLDASTQTQVMDLLKDLQKKYGLSYIFITHDLPSVTYMCDRVLFFYEGNVVEEVEDIYKLSQVKSPYAKKLLNSILEINVDE, encoded by the coding sequence ATGCTGTTAGAGGCTAAAAATATAAATGTAAGCTTTAAGAAAGAAAATCAAAAAACAATTTTTGGTAAAGAAAGACAGCAAGTAGTAAAAAATGTTTCTCTTTCATTAAAAAAGGGAGAGTGTCTTGGAATAATTGGAGAAAGTGGAAGTGGTAAATCTACTTTAGGAAAAACTTTAATTGGACTTTTAAAACCAGATAGTGGAAATATCTATTTAGAGGGAATAGATATGTATAATGCTAATAGAGAAAATAGAAAAAAAATTCAACAGATGATAAGTATAGTTTTTCAAGATTATACTTCTTCAGCTAATCCTCGTTTTCTTGTAAAAGATATTATAGGAGAGGCTTTAAGAGTATTAGAAAAGAAACTAGGAGAAAAAGTAGATAGAGATAAAAAAACAAAGGAATTATTAGAAGTAGTTGGATTAAATGAAAATTTTATGAATAGATATCCCCATGAATTGAGTGGAGGGCAATTACAAAGAGTGTGTATAGCTAGAGCTGTAGCAACTAACCCTCAATTTATTCTTTTAGATGAAGCTATTAGTTCGTTGGATGCTTCTACCCAAACACAAGTGATGGATCTATTAAAAGATTTACAAAAAAAATATGGACTTTCTTATATTTTTATAACCCATGATCTTCCTTCTGTTACTTATATGTGTGATAGAGTTCTATTTTTTTATGAGGGAAATGTTGTAGAAGAGGTTGAGGATATTTATAAACTTTCTCAAGTAAAAAGTCCTTATGCTAAAAAACTTTTAAATTCTATATTGGAGATAAATGTTGATGAATAA
- a CDS encoding M14 family metallopeptidase, with translation MDFKLENLVCEAGKKISGFWNIEGYSIPTTIINGEKEGKVIAISSGIHNCEYVGIQSAIELSQELKPENISGTVIIFHPVNYSGFFKKIPTVMPEDNKNLNRAFPGEKTGTISDKIAYHFSKFLYPQLDFFIDIHGGDLYERATAFVYSPGIGDEETIRFSHEVAQYLAVPYRVRSSAKTGAYNSAAIQGVPSMLIERGGNGLWSNEEVQDYKKDILSILGYFNIIDYSINKNLLQKEITTAKYISSEIDGFWYPTYKAGEKFKKGELLGEIRDCFGNIITSYFAEFDGVILYGVFSLAVRKNEEILAYGKN, from the coding sequence ATGGATTTTAAATTAGAAAATTTAGTTTGTGAAGCTGGAAAAAAAATATCTGGCTTTTGGAACATTGAAGGATATAGTATTCCAACTACTATAATAAATGGAGAGAAGGAAGGGAAAGTAATAGCAATATCTTCTGGAATACATAATTGCGAATATGTGGGAATACAAAGTGCTATTGAACTTTCACAAGAACTTAAACCAGAAAATATAAGTGGAACAGTTATTATTTTTCATCCTGTTAATTATTCTGGATTTTTTAAAAAGATTCCAACAGTGATGCCAGAAGATAATAAAAATTTAAATAGAGCATTTCCTGGTGAAAAGACAGGGACAATTTCAGATAAAATTGCTTATCATTTTTCTAAATTTTTATATCCTCAATTAGATTTTTTTATAGATATACATGGCGGAGATCTTTATGAAAGAGCGACAGCTTTTGTATACTCTCCAGGAATTGGAGATGAAGAGACTATAAGATTTTCTCATGAGGTAGCTCAATATTTAGCAGTTCCATATAGAGTTAGATCTTCAGCTAAAACAGGAGCATATAATTCTGCTGCTATTCAAGGAGTTCCCTCTATGTTAATAGAAAGAGGAGGAAATGGACTTTGGAGTAATGAGGAAGTACAAGATTATAAAAAAGATATTCTTTCTATATTAGGATATTTTAATATTATAGACTATTCAATTAATAAAAATTTACTTCAAAAAGAAATTACTACTGCTAAATATATCTCTTCAGAAATAGATGGATTTTGGTATCCTACTTATAAAGCTGGGGAAAAATTTAAAAAGGGTGAATTATTAGGAGAAATTAGAGATTGTTTTGGAAATATTATAACTTCATATTTTGCTGAATTTGATGGAGTAATATTATATGGAGTTTTTTCTTTAGCAGTAAGAAAAAATGAAGAAATTTTAGCTTATGGAAAAAATTAG
- the queE gene encoding putative 7-carboxy-7-deazaguanine synthase QueE — MANFKVVEIFESINGEGRRVGQLAIFIRLQKCNLNCSYCDTRWANGDDAPYTLMSEDKIYDRILKSGIKNITLTGGEPLLHKDVEILLEKIGENPNLSLEIETNGSIELEKFSKLKNPPLFTMDYKLPSSKMENKMCLDNFKYLTLKDTVKFVVGTIEDLKKAKEIIERYSLIGKCAVYFSPVFNSIDPIEIVKFMKENRLNGVNLQLQIHKFIWDPESKGV, encoded by the coding sequence ATGGCAAATTTTAAGGTTGTAGAGATATTTGAAAGTATAAATGGAGAAGGGAGAAGAGTTGGACAATTAGCTATTTTTATAAGATTGCAAAAATGTAATCTGAATTGTAGTTACTGTGATACAAGATGGGCTAATGGAGATGATGCCCCTTATACTCTAATGAGTGAAGATAAAATATATGACAGAATATTGAAAAGTGGAATAAAAAATATAACTCTTACTGGAGGAGAACCACTTTTGCATAAAGATGTGGAGATACTACTAGAGAAAATAGGAGAGAACCCAAACTTAAGTTTAGAAATAGAAACAAATGGAAGTATTGAATTAGAAAAATTCTCTAAATTAAAAAATCCTCCATTATTTACTATGGACTATAAATTGCCAAGTAGCAAAATGGAAAATAAAATGTGTTTAGATAATTTTAAATATTTAACTTTAAAAGATACTGTGAAATTTGTAGTAGGAACTATTGAAGATTTAAAAAAAGCTAAAGAGATAATTGAAAGATACTCTTTAATAGGAAAATGTGCTGTATATTTTAGTCCAGTTTTTAATTCCATTGACCCAATTGAAATAGTAAAATTTATGAAAGAAAACAGATTAAATGGAGTAAATCTACAATTACAAATTCATAAGTTTATATGGGATCCAGAAAGTAAAGGTGTATAA
- a CDS encoding 6-pyruvoyl trahydropterin synthase family protein: MYTLISEASFDSAHFLSGYNGKCKNIHGHRWTIKMEIYGEKLQSEGHLRGMILDFGDIKSMLKELADYFDHSLIIERDSMRNATLNYLKEDGFKIVEIDFRPTAENFSRYIFDYFKERKIPVKKVIVYETPNNCATYSEEIK; this comes from the coding sequence ATGTATACATTAATTAGTGAAGCAAGTTTTGATAGTGCTCATTTTTTATCTGGATACAACGGAAAATGTAAAAATATCCATGGACATCGTTGGACAATAAAGATGGAAATATATGGAGAAAAATTGCAAAGTGAAGGACACTTAAGGGGAATGATTTTAGATTTTGGAGATATAAAATCTATGTTGAAAGAGTTGGCTGATTATTTTGATCATTCTCTAATTATAGAGAGAGATAGTATGAGAAATGCTACATTAAATTATTTGAAAGAAGATGGTTTTAAAATCGTAGAAATAGATTTTAGACCAACAGCTGAAAATTTTTCTAGATATATTTTTGATTATTTTAAAGAGAGAAAAATTCCTGTAAAAAAGGTAATAGTCTATGAAACTCCAAATAACTGTGCAACATATAGTGAGGAGATAAAATAA